The following proteins come from a genomic window of Planctomycetota bacterium:
- a CDS encoding right-handed parallel beta-helix repeat-containing protein, with translation MIVQSLTGPETTTIKGTGNGPVVQFINNEEETTILRGFTITGGSGEHPGIYCRDSSPTIMNNIISKNIGTVDRSCGGGIALYSSSAVIMYNIITENSAEYGAGIYGDNNSTAKITKNRISKNTAKHDFYAQAGAGGGVYCYASSPQVSDNFIMENTAQFGGGVYVFGGRSGEPAEPIIIENEINNNTANFGGGIFVDNEAKPQISHNLISGNQVLAALGDDEMGGGGGIYICKSDPLITDNQIVNNQAELYGGGIYCHGGEANAASPVIKQNKINNNSTQNLGGGLFFDHNPNGSVLVAENEVNYNISGSGGGIYISDSAVSLLNNRFMYNKANSAGGGLFVYKASAAIYNNEITYNTA, from the coding sequence GTGATTGTACAGAGTTTAACCGGGCCGGAAACTACCACTATCAAAGGAACAGGCAATGGACCAGTCGTCCAGTTCATCAATAACGAAGAAGAAACCACCATCCTGCGTGGTTTTACCATTACCGGCGGTTCCGGCGAACACCCGGGGATATATTGCCGGGATTCCTCACCGACTATTATGAATAACATCATTAGCAAAAATATCGGCACTGTAGACCGCTCCTGCGGCGGCGGTATTGCCCTATATAGTTCCTCGGCGGTTATTATGTATAACATCATCACGGAAAACTCGGCTGAATACGGCGCCGGAATATATGGCGATAATAACTCCACAGCCAAAATCACCAAAAACAGGATAAGCAAGAATACGGCCAAACATGATTTTTATGCCCAGGCCGGAGCCGGCGGCGGAGTTTATTGTTACGCCTCCAGTCCGCAGGTGAGTGATAACTTCATTATGGAGAATACGGCCCAATTCGGCGGCGGGGTTTATGTCTTCGGCGGAAGAAGCGGCGAACCAGCCGAGCCGATAATTATAGAGAATGAAATTAATAATAATACCGCTAACTTTGGTGGCGGAATCTTCGTAGATAACGAGGCTAAGCCCCAGATAAGTCATAACCTGATAAGCGGTAACCAAGTGCTGGCGGCCCTCGGTGATGACGAGATGGGTGGCGGGGGAGGCATTTACATTTGTAAATCCGACCCGCTTATCACCGATAATCAGATAGTTAATAACCAGGCCGAATTGTATGGAGGGGGTATTTATTGCCATGGCGGGGAGGCCAATGCGGCCAGTCCGGTTATAAAACAGAACAAAATAAATAACAATAGCACCCAGAATCTAGGCGGCGGGCTATTCTTCGACCATAATCCTAACGGATCGGTCCTGGTAGCCGAGAATGAGGTGAATTATAATATCAGCGGCTCTGGCGGTGGGATATATATCAGCGATTCGGCGGTTAGTCTGCTTAATAACCGCTTTATGTATAATAAAGCCAATTCAGCCGGAGGCGGCCTTTTTGTTTATAAGGCCTCAGCGGCGATATACAATAACGAGATAACCTATAATACGGCG
- a CDS encoding IS21 family transposase → MIQKERCMDIWSLARQGKSVRAIARETGLHRLTVKRYLEGEELPEYRKVERVSILEPYKPMVKVLLGQEDYQATRIRELIEPHGYKGSYDVVKRYVRVLKGERDQVAYIRFETMPGLQAQVDFGEFAVVCPDGEERKLYCFVMVLGFSRHMYVEFVDRCTMPVFLDCHLGAFSHFCGLPGEILYDNMKNVVVSRLVGKIKFNDTMTDFACHYRFKPIACPAYSPWIKGKVERPIDYLRESFWRGYVYSNLEKTNEDIMNWVNTTAFERIHGTTKQKVSVRFGLERDRLGNIPRRPYDTAAKYTRKVQKDCRISFGGNLYGIAHKCVGKKVLIRFKDGRLRVYNDNELVVEYVACQGKGQVREYPWIYENLREDKEQQRKKYRKPYGKGKATTIGLAKHNNYTVAVEVRDLSEYEVLLGGGAPCQN, encoded by the coding sequence ATGATACAGAAGGAGAGATGTATGGATATCTGGAGTTTGGCAAGGCAAGGGAAGTCAGTTCGGGCAATAGCCCGGGAGACCGGATTACACCGGTTGACGGTAAAGAGGTATCTGGAAGGCGAGGAGCTGCCGGAATACCGGAAAGTGGAACGGGTGTCAATATTGGAGCCGTATAAGCCGATGGTAAAGGTTCTGCTTGGGCAGGAAGATTACCAGGCGACCAGGATAAGGGAGTTAATAGAGCCGCACGGGTATAAAGGGTCTTATGACGTGGTCAAGCGGTACGTAAGGGTATTGAAAGGGGAGCGTGACCAGGTGGCCTACATCCGGTTTGAGACAATGCCGGGGTTGCAGGCGCAGGTGGACTTCGGGGAATTTGCCGTAGTGTGCCCTGATGGTGAGGAACGGAAGCTGTACTGTTTTGTAATGGTATTGGGATTTTCGCGGCATATGTACGTTGAATTCGTGGACAGGTGTACGATGCCAGTGTTTCTGGACTGCCACCTAGGGGCCTTCAGTCATTTTTGCGGCCTACCCGGAGAGATCTTGTACGACAACATGAAAAACGTTGTGGTAAGCCGGCTGGTCGGGAAAATAAAGTTTAACGATACGATGACAGATTTTGCCTGCCATTACCGATTCAAGCCGATAGCCTGTCCGGCCTATTCGCCGTGGATAAAAGGGAAGGTAGAAAGGCCGATAGACTATCTGAGAGAGAGCTTCTGGCGTGGGTATGTTTACAGTAACCTGGAAAAAACCAACGAAGACATAATGAACTGGGTTAACACGACAGCGTTTGAGCGGATACACGGGACTACCAAGCAGAAGGTGTCTGTCCGGTTCGGTTTAGAGAGGGACAGGCTGGGAAATATACCGCGCCGGCCTTATGATACGGCTGCCAAGTATACCCGGAAAGTACAAAAGGACTGCCGGATAAGTTTTGGGGGCAACCTATACGGGATAGCGCATAAATGCGTAGGGAAAAAAGTGCTGATAAGGTTCAAGGATGGACGCCTGCGGGTATACAATGACAATGAATTGGTAGTGGAATACGTTGCCTGCCAGGGAAAAGGGCAGGTAAGGGAATACCCGTGGATATATGAGAATTTAAGGGAGGATAAGGAGCAGCAACGCAAGAAATACCGAAAACCATACGGTAAAGGCAAGGCAACGACAATAGGTCTGGCGAAACACAATAATTATACGGTAGCTGTGGAAGTCAGGGACCTGTCAGAGTATGAAGTGCTCCTTGGAGGAGGTGCGCCATGTCAGAACTGA